The Scomber scombrus chromosome 5, fScoSco1.1, whole genome shotgun sequence genome window below encodes:
- the mre11a gene encoding double-strand break repair protein MRE11 has product MSSESTLDDEDTFKILIATDVHLGYLEKDAIRGADTYTTLEEILKYAKTYQVDFILLGGDLFHENKPTRRCLHNCITMLRKYCMGDTPIHFNILSDQTINFNTTQFPWVNYQDGNLNISIPVFSIHGNHDDPTGAEGLCALDLLSASGLVNHFGHSQSVERIEISPILMQKGNTKLALYGLGSIPDERLYRMFVNNQVTMLRPKEDQDEWFNLFTIHQNRSKHGPTNYIPEQFLDEFLDLVVWGHEHECLIQPTRNEQQLFYVTQPGSSVATSLSPGEAAKKHIGLLRVKGRKMNLQKIPLKTVRQFFIQDVVLADYQDLFTPDTPQVTKKVENFCCAKVNEMLDEAERERLGCPLTPEKPLIRIRVDYSGGFEAFNTSRFSQKFVDRVANPKDIIHFLRRREQKEDIKDEVNIDYGKLVKPTAVEGLRVEDLVKQYLEAAEKTVQLSLLTEQGMGKAIQEFVDKDEKDAIEELITYQLEKTQRHLQARGVTTEQDIDTEVRLFRDSKKNTTEEENEIKEAINRAKAHRLERGDDHGISDELADVAMDSDDGLELPPATRGRGRGGRGRGGGRGRGRGAAASEPKPSGRGRSKKSSAATPSRSIMQAFQAPSQRSSRAGASKSYVADDITIDDSDEDFPIMKSSRAPPRTASSSSSFSKPSSQSQSQSSRGVAFDDSDDDDDDDDDEDNPFKGPSHRGRR; this is encoded by the exons ATGTCTTCAGAGAGCACCTT GGATGATGAGGACACCTTTAAAATCCTGATTGCTACAGATGTTCACCTGGGTTACCTGGAAAAGGATGCCATCCGTGGTGCTGACACCTATACCACATTGGAGGAGATCCTGAAATATGCCAAAACGTATCAG gttGATTTCATCCTGCTGGGAGGTGATTTGTTCCACGAGAACAAGCCAACACGGCGATGCCTTCACAACTGCATAACTATGCTAAGAAAGTACTGCATGGGAGACACGCCCATACACTTCAATATACTGAGTGACCAGACTATCAACTTTAACACCACCCA GTTCCCCTGGGTTAACTATCAGGATGGAAACCTGAACATCTCTATTCCTGTATTCAGCATTCATGGTAACCATGATGACCCAACTGGG GCTGAAGGTTTGTGTGCGCTGGATCTGCTAAGTGCCTCTGGTCTTGTCAATCACTTTGGGCACTCTCAGTCAGTGGAGAGGATAGAGATTAGCCCCATCCTCATGCAGAAAGGCAACACTAAACTGGCTTTATATGGTCTtg GTTCTATCCCAGATGAGCGTCTGTACAGGATGTTCGTCAACAACCAAGTGACCATGCTCCGTCCTAAAGAAGACCAAGATGAGTGGTTTAACCTCTTCACCATCCACCAGAACAG GAGTAAGCATGGTCCTACCAACTATATTCCTGAGCAGTTCCTGGATGAGTTTCTTGACTTGGTGGTGTGGGGTCACGAGCATGAGTGTTTGATACAACCAACCAGAAATGAACAGCAGCTCTTCTACGTGACACAGCCGGGCAGCTCCGTAGCCACATCCCTGTCCCCTGGAGAGGCTGCCAAGAA GCATATAGGGCTGCTCAGGGTGAAGGGTCGTAAAATGAACCTGCAGAAGATCCCCCTAAAGACAGTGCGCCAGTTCTTCATCCAGGATGTGGTGCTAGCTGACTACCAAGACCTCTTCACACCAGATACACCCCAGGTCACAAAGAAAGTGGAGAATTTCTGCTGTGCCAAG GTCAATGAGATGCTAGATgaagctgagagagaaagactggGCTGTCCGCTCACCCCAGAGAAACCTTTAATTCGCATCAGG GTGGATTACAGTGGGGGTTTTGAGGCATTCAACACTTCTCGATTCAGTCAGAAGTTTGTGGACCGCGTGGCCAACCCAAAAGACATCATTCACTTTCTCAGACGCCGAGAGCAAAAGGAGGACATCAAAG atgAGGTCAATATTGACTATGGCAAGCTGGTAAAACCCACTGCAGTTGAGGGGTTGAGAGTGGAGGACCTTGTTAAACAGTACTTGGAGGCAGCCGAAAAG ACGGTGCAGCTGTCCCTGCTGACTGAGCAGGGCATGGGGAAGGCCATTCAGGAGTTTGTAGATAAAGATGAGAAAGATGCCATTGAGGAGCTGATCACTTATCAGCTAGAGAAGACGCAGCGTCACCTCCAGGCCAGAGGAGTGACCACAGAGCAAGATATTGATACAGAG gTCCGGCTATTCAGAGACTCCAAAAAGAACACAACCGAGGAAGAGAATGAGATCAAAGAA gCAATAAACAGAGCCAAAGCTCATCGGCTGGAGCGTGGGGATGACCACGGCATATCTGATGAGCTTGCTGATGTTGCTATGGACTCTGATGATGGCTTAGAGTTGCCTCCCGCCACGAGAGGCAGAGGGCGTGGAGGCAGGGGGAGGGGTGGCGGCCGAGGAAGGGGGAGAG GTGCAGCTGCCTCTGAACCAAAGCCATCTGGTCGCGGCCGCTCCAAGAAATCGTCAGCAGCAACCCCAAGCAGAAGTATTATGCAAG CATTTCAGGCACCATCCCAGAGATCTTCTCGGGCTGGAGCATCCAAGTCCTACGTAGCAGATGAT ATTACCATTGACGACTCTGATGAAGATTTCCCTATAATGAAATCTTCTAGAGCTCCTCCAAG AACAGCGTCATCATCTTCGTCCTTCTCTAAGCCCAGCTCTCAGAGCCAGAGCCAGTCATCTAGAGGAGTTGCATttgatgacagtgatgatgatgatgatgatgatgatgatgag GATAATCCATTCAAAGGCCCCAGCCATCGTGGGCGAAGATAA